Proteins from one Argopecten irradians isolate NY chromosome 15, Ai_NY, whole genome shotgun sequence genomic window:
- the LOC138308944 gene encoding putative uncharacterized protein DDB_G0271982, translated as MIEASINHGTKDNCTDTEHHIHSQHNGEVVQIYTPGHLIPDQEFDDGEDPDLSVVSFDVAAETVVTTTNLPLHDTEINIINSQSESCDNAVCPSLLFDDVRNISGSDTSVGYGNKLISASEITESELSSLNLWREHNNAASQRPDTDHPLEGSPFLKTNTSDIDIQNTLSPEDLTKRERARLLKQKLRKNPLFREKEKEQARARMRNKRNDPEYREKERRKDRERRKIVRHVNEEAREKERERDRVQKRLNRENMKELKQLHHHEALVGMADTLYVENCFVISDSSDQGYWTSEHVIGSNSDSIIQSESRTDDDDSSLLPLDFDDKVTVDSSIG; from the exons ATGATTGAAGCCAGTATAAATCACGGCACTAAAGACAACTGCACAGATACTGAACATCACATCCACAGTCAACATAATGGAGAGGTTGTACAAATCTACACTCCGGGACATCTGATTCCAGACCAAGAATTCG ATGATGGTGAGGATCCCGATTTGTCAGTTGTTTCCTTTGATGTCGCAGCAGAGACAGTCGTCACGACAACAAATCTACCGCTACACGATACAGAGATCAATATAATAAACAGCCAATCAGAGTCTTGTGACAACGCTGTTTGTCCATCGCTGTTGTTTGATGATGTTAGAAATATCAGCGGGTCCGACACGAGTGTTGGGTACGGAAATAAATTGATTTCTGCTTCTGAAATCACAGAgtcagagttatcttcccttaaCCTGTGGCGGGAACACAACAACGCTGCAAG CCAAAGACCAGATACAGACCACCCCTTAGAAGGCAGTCCATTTCTGAAGACAAATACATCAGATATAGACATACAGAATACACTGTCACCTGAGGACCTGACAAAACGCGAGAGAGCAAGGCTGCTGAAACAGAAACTCCGGAAAAATCCTTTGTTCAG AGAAAAGGAAAAAGAGCAGGCCAGAGCCAGGATGAGAAATAAGAGAAATGACCCTGAGTATCGAGAAAAAGAACGAAGGAAGGATAGAGAAAGACGAAAAATTGTTCGACATGTGAATGAAGAGGCTCGTGAAAAGGAACGCGAAAGAGATAGAGTTCAAAAAAGACTAAATAGAGAAAATATGAAAGAATTAAAGCAACTGCACCACCACGAGGCTCTGGTTGGTATGGCAGATACTTTATATGTGGAAAACTGTTTTGTGATATCAGACTCAAGTGATCAGGGTTATTGGACAAGTGAGCATGTGATTGGTTCAAATTCTGACTCTATCATCCAATCAGAATCAAGAACAGATGATGACGACAGTTCTTTACTGCCGCTGGACTTCGATGATAAAGTTACTGTAGACTCAAGTATTGGATAG